One genomic region from Antedon mediterranea chromosome 3, ecAntMedi1.1, whole genome shotgun sequence encodes:
- the LOC140044043 gene encoding uncharacterized protein, producing MALMYIYASHPLDSFSAVHLPDAFPFAAREGNTPLHEHVRIGTSGNLEIVNSLIAYGASLKATNKRGQTPASALKDNSDISKEKKNKILELFDIPVEILARGESAIRSFQNELENGHIAVVNSRCMFLGKEGAGKTSCVKAMLGQRFKSNEPSTDGIVITTTLFQAIGKDCDKWKKEDIDVMELNKEIREDALAEKLATQLIKEEMDDGEGSSDMSTSKSDSQLESSAISSLDPVKTGRSQKTPEHITAKMEKQTSTETKFHLQGAVSTPSISDFECSISSDSVFSVEENSRFKQSQRIFEEAVVEEITSKMKERTSFNELSLDEASTSDSRESDYTSLAVESARKESQLKENLTIPDSIQRKVVAKIKKRRQKDSWAMKMIRKFVKSDDSESIPSDVTTIWDYAGQLDYYITHRFFLTNRVSYCVTFNACDNLDEPANPRDSTTSTLGMTNLEMNMFWIRSIYEHTVKRHGPGSPIDVVGKIIQSPPICLVATHMDKLKKSKSKIWMEEVEDKFQLMFRTMEGMPYADHVDREMYMVDNTVKSHEGIKQLRRNVGRYMKDMVRTVPFKWLDLQERLQGMGKTRLCITFIEASVICTECGISTDGLLHALTYLNDIGAIMYSNTNKKLENTVITNIHIMIQMLTKVITVVKPTIKKKQLMQLWNKLSEKGILEEKLLRYLWQQEEGHIEVFIEVMKEFRLLFEMAGVEDSNRVFLVPCRMKVDNERLEVTKDDNVQMVSIYLTPTDFLPDAVYHTLVVAFLELTTKADSDDPLVYRNRSDFNFKEHRVSLGVVKINNTQEKPYALKLEIYRLRIWSPTTAIDDTNIELKVKPELQPSVCMEVLSYLKKQLQTVCTIYEGIGYKLRVLCTVCDPNKHHLHNLKRCLNENSVECGKNDAMDTAHIKRLFLPAEQNATEGEREKTFETRMSSTSEKTKRSCVEPATLHYRESSEEFEKIVVNVSSWYDEHGSLDKLKVLCKDLITPYNDLQNADCIDFFNLLKRSGNVTTTNVKVLIDAINVTSTNGVLEVNKLLKETFDKTNQCITSFSTYRQHLIQFGDALSKENTRDLIRLKSVLKKQSNNQWTVILDLEHRGILREDNLQSFIAFLKENNMTVPAEKLEYNA from the exons ATGGCGCTTATGT ACATATATGCTTCACATCCGTTGGACTCATTCTCGGCTGTCCATCTGCCAGACGCATTTCCATTTGCCGCCAga GAGGGAAACACACCGCTACATGAACACGTTAGGATTGGCACGAGTGGTAATCTAGAAATAGTGAACAGTCTCATAGCGTACGGAGCATCACTTAAAGCAACAAACAAG cgTGGACAAACACCAGCATCTGCTTTGAAGGATAATAGTGATATctccaaagaaaagaaaaataagataTTGGAGTTATTTGACA TTCCAGTTGAAATATTAGCTAGAGGTGAGAGCGCAATTAGATCATTTCAAAATGAACTTGAAAATGGCCATATTGCAGTTGTAAATTCAAGATGTATGTTTCTCGGGAAAGAAGGTGCTGGAAAAACTAGTTGTGTAAAGGCCATGCTTGGACAAAG ATTTAAATCCAACGAACCATCTACTGATGGTATTGTTATTACAACGACATTGTTTCAAGCAATTGGAAAAGACTGTGACAAGTGGAAGAAGGAAGATATCGACG ttatgGAGCTCAACAAGGAAATACGGGAAGATGCACTTGCAGAAAAACTTGCAACACAGTTAATAAAGGAAGAAATGGATGATGGTGAAGGAAGTTCAGATATGTCAACATCTAAATCTGATTCCCAACTGGAATCATCAGCAATCTCTTCTTTGGATCCAGTAAAAACAG GAAGATCTCAGAAAACGCCTGAACACATCACAGCAAAGATGGAAAAACAAACGTCAACTGAAACCAAATTCCATTTACAAGGTGCAGTTTCAACACCTTCAATATCTGATTTCGAATGTTCTATATCTTCTGACTCTGTGTTTTCAGTGGAag AAAACTCCAGATTCAAGCAATCCCAGAGAATATTTGAAGAGGCTGTAGTGGAAGAAATTACATCAAAGATGAAAGAAAGAACATCTTTCAACGAACTTTCTTTAGACGAGGCTTCTACATCTGATTCCAGAGAGTCTGATTACACGTCATTGGCAGTGGAATCGGCAAGAAAGG aGAGTCAACTAAAAGAAAATCTGACAATTCCCGACTCAATTCAAAGAAAAGTTGTTGCTAAAATAAAAAAGCGAAGACAGAAAGATAGTTGGGCGATGAAAATGATTAGGAAATTTGTAAAAAGTGATGATTCAGAAAGTATTCCAAGTGACGTAACTACTATATGGGACTACGCAGGTCAACTGGACTACTACATAACGCATAGG tttttccTCACAAATAGAGTATCCTACTGTGTAACGTTTAATGCGTGTGATAACTTGGATGAACCAGCTAATCCGCGAGATTCAACCACA AGTACACTAGGAATGACCAATTTGGAAATGAATATGTTCTGGATAAGGTCCATTTATGAACATACTGTGAAACGACATGGTCCAGGAAGTCCCATTGACGTTGTTGGCAAGATTATCCAGTCACCTCCTATCTGTTTGGTTGCTACACATATGGACAAATTGAAAAAGtcaaaatcaaaaatttggatgGAG gaAGTGGAGGATAAGTTTCAGTTAATGTTTAGAACAATGGAAGGAATGCCATATGCCGATCATGTAGATCGTGAGATGTACATGGTAGATAACACTGTAAAATCGCATGAAGGTATTAAACAACTAAGAAGAAACGTTGGTCGTTACATGAAGGACATGGTGAGAACCGTTCCATTCAAGTGGCTTGATTTGCAAGAAAGGTTGCAAGGAATGGGAAAAACCAGACTATGCATTACCTTCATTGag GCTTCTGTGATTTGCACTGAATGTGGAATTTCAACAGATGGGCTATTACATGCATTAACGTACCTAAATGACATTGGAGCAATCATGTATTCAAATACTAACAAGAAATTAGAAAACACAGTGATAACAAATATTCACATAATGATTCAGATGTTGACAAAGGTGATCACAGTAGTTAAACCGACTATTAAAAAG AAGCAACTGATGCAGTTATGGAATAAGCTAAGTGAGAAAGGGATTCTCGAGGAGAAGTTACTACGTTATCTATGGCAACAGGAAGAAGGCCACATTGAAGTGTTTATAGAAGTAATGAAGGAGTTTCGGTTACTTTTTGAAATGGCG GGGGTTGAAGATAGTAACCGAGTGTTCTTGGTTCCGTGTCGGATGAAAGTGGACAACGAGCGTCTGGAAGTCACCAAAGATGATAATGTGCAAATGGTATCAATTTACCTTACTCCGACCGACTTTCTCCCTGATGCTGTGTACCACACTTTAGTTGTTGCATTTCTTGAATTGACGACGAAAGCCGACAGTGATGATCCACTAGTATATCGGAATCGTAGTGACTTCAACTTTAAAGAACATAGAGTCAGTCTAGGTGTCGTCAAAATTAACAATACACAAGAAAAGCCATATGCATTGAAG CTTGAAATATATCGCCTAAGAATCTGGAGTCCTACTACAGCTATTGATGACACTAACATAGAGTTGAAAGTTAAACCAGAACTACAACCAAGTGTCTGCATGGAG GTACTAAGCTACTTGAAGAAACAACTACAAACTGTCTGTACTATATACGAGGGTATCGGTTACAAACTTCGTGTATTATGCACTGTTTGTGATCCAAATAAACATCACTTACACAATCTCAAAAGGTGTTTAAACGAGAATTCGGTTGAATGTGGAAAGAATGACGCTATGGATACTGCTCATATCAAGCGTCTGTTTTTGCCCG CTGAACAAAATGCCACTGAAGGAGAAAGAGAAAAGACATTTGAAACACGTATGTCTTCAACATCAGAAAAAACAA AAAGAAGTTGTGTAGAGCCAGCAACACTGCACTATAGAG AATCATCTGAAGAGTTTGAAAAAATCGTGGTAAACGTATCGAGCTGGTATGATGAACATGGCTCTCTTGATAAACTGAAGGTGTTATGCAAAGATCTGATAACACCTTACAATGATCTACAGAATGCTGACTGCATAGATTTCTTCAACTTATTGAAACGATCTGGCAATGTTACCACTACCAACGTGAAAGTTCTTATTGACGCAATTAATGTCACTAGTACCAATGGTGTTTTGGAGGTCAACAAACTGTTAAAGGAGACATTCGATAAAACCAACCAGTGTATCACATCCTTCTCAACATATCGACAACACCTAATTCAGTTTGGTGACGCACTTTCGAAAGAAAATACAAGAGATCTCATCCGTTTGAAAAGTGttctaaaaaaacaaagtaaCAACCAATGGACTGTGATATTAGATCTTGAACATAGGGGGATTCTAAGGGAGGATAACTTGCAATCatttattgcatttttaaaGGAGAATAACATGACTGTTCCTGCTGAAAAGTTAGAATATAATGCTTAG